A DNA window from Oryctolagus cuniculus chromosome 21, mOryCun1.1, whole genome shotgun sequence contains the following coding sequences:
- the OAS3 gene encoding 2'-5'-oligoadenylate synthase 3 isoform X2, giving the protein MDVYRTPAAALDRLVARSLQPDGDFAGPARRALGALLAALRERGGRGGAAGQPALRVRKSVQGGSCGRGTALRGGSDCELVVFLDCFKSFEDQKAGRAEVLRELQALLDAWGREPGPGLKLESPVQATGGLLRFRLAAIDLENWMDVSLVPAFDALGQLGAGAKPEPQVYSALLGGGCQGGEHAACFAELRRSFVNTRPAKLKNLILLVKHWYRQVCPKEAGEGTLPPAYALELLTIFAWEQGCGKDAFSLAQGLRTVLGLIQSYQQLCVFWTVNYGFEDPAVSQFLRGQLKRPRPVILDPADPTWDVGNGTTWHWEVLALEAESCYHHPCFLQGTGDPVQPWEGPGLPRAGGSDLGHPIQRDPGQGTPEDGERLDAMHPGPPRPAPGPSETAPGPSPSPSPAGLAMDLAQIPSKELDRFIQEHLKPSPRFQEQVKKAIDAILCCLREKCAHKVSRVSKGGSFGRGTDLRGGCDVELVIFLHCFTDFTAQGPSRAEDGAKALRCRLESSTLEGCVDISLLPAFDAVGQLGAGAKPKPQVYSALLGSGCQGGEHAACFAELRRSFVNTRPVKLKNLILLVKHWYRRVAAQDTGKQPASASLPPAYALELLTIFAWEQGCGKDRFSMAEGLRTVLELVRQHQQLCVYWTLNYGIEDPAVRTHLLGQLRKPRPLILDPADPTWNVGQGNWELLAREVAALGTQACFTSGDGTAVQPWDVLPALLHQTPAADLDKFISEFLQPNRQFLAQVNKAVNAICSFLRENCFRNSPIKVLKVVKGGSSAKGTALRGRSDADLVVFLSCFGQFSEQGNRRAEVIAEIRAQLEACQQERQFEVKFEISKWENPRVLSFSLSSPTMLDQSVDFDVLPAFDALGQLVPGSRPSSQVYVDLIRSYSHAGEFSTCFTELQRDFIVSRPTKLKSLIRLVKYWYRQCNKMPKGRGSLPPQHGLELLTVYAWEQAGRDAQFSMAEGFRTVLELVSQYRQLRVYWTLNYDREDKTIRDFLELQLQKPRPIILDPADPTGNLGHSARWDLLAKEAATYMSSLCCMDRDGAPIQPWPVKAAV; this is encoded by the exons ATGGACGTGTACCGCACGCCCGCCGCCGCGCTGGACCGCCTGGTGGCGCGCAGCCTGCAGCCGGACGGCGACTTCGCGGGGCCGGCGCGGCGCGCCCTGGGCGCCCTGCTCGCGGCCCTGCGGGAGCGCGGGGGACGCGGGGGCGCCGCGGGGCAGCCGGCGCTGCGGGTGCGGAAAAGCGTGCAG GGAGGCTCCTGTGGCCGGGGCACAGCCCTCAGGGGTGGCAGTGACTGTGAACTTGTCGTCTTTCTCGACTGCTTCAAGAGCTTTGAAGACCAGAAGGCTGGCCGGGCGGAGGTCCTCCGGGAGCTGCAGGCGCTGCTGGACGCCTGGGGGCGGGAGCCGGGGCCGGGTCTGAAGCTGGAGTCCCCCGTGCAGGCCACGGGTGGGCTCTTGCGGTTCCGACTGGCAGCCATTGACCTTGAGAACTGGATGGACGTCagcctggttcctgccttcgatGCGCTGG GGCAGCTCGGAGCTGGCGCCAAACCCGAGCCCCAGGTCTACTCCGCCCTCCTGGGCGGCGGCTGCCAGGGGGGCGAGCATGCGGCCTGCTTCGCGGAGCTGCGCCGGAGCTTCGTGAACACGCGCCCGGCCAAGCTGAAGAACCTCATCCTGCTCGTCAAACACTGGTACCGCCAG GTGTGCCcgaaggaggctggggaggggacgcTGCCCCCGGCCTACGCCCTGGAGCTGCTGACCATCTTTGCCTGGGAACAGGGCTGTGGGAAGGacgccttcagcctggcccagggcctccgCACCGTGCTGGGCCTCATCCAAAGCTATCAGCAgctgtgtgttttctggaccgtCAACTACGGCTTTGAGGACCCTGCTGTCAGCCAGTTCTTGCGGGGACAGCTTAAGAGACCCAG GCCTGTCATCCTGGACCCGGCTGACCCCACGTGGGATGTGGGTAACGGGACGACCTGGCACTGGGAGGTGCTGGCCCTGGAGGCCGAGTCCTGCTACCACCACCCGTGCTTTCTGCAGGGGACCGGGGACCCTGTGCAGCCCTGGGAAGGGCCG GGCCTTCCACGTGCCGGGGGCTCCGATTTGGGCCACCCCATCCAGCGCGACCCTGGCCAGGGGACCCCCGAGGACGGCGAGAGACTCGACGCCATGCACCCGGGGCCCCCCCGCCCAGCTCCGGGCCCCTCAGAGACAGCCCCGGGTCCCAGTCCGAGTCCGAGTCCAGCGGGGCTGGCCATGGACCTGGCTCAGATCCCCTCCAAGGAGCTGGACCGCTTCATCCAGGAGCACCTGAAGCCGAGCCCGCGATTCCAGGAGCAGGTGAAGAAGGCCATCGacgccatcttgtgctgcctccGGGAGAAGTGTGCCCACAAGGTCTCGAGAGTGAGCAag GGGGGCTCATTTGGCCGGGGAACAGACCTCAGGGGTGGCTGTGACGTGGAACTCGTCATCTTCCTCCACTGCTTCACTGACTTCACGGCGCAGGGCCCCAGCCGCGCAGAG GATGGTGCCAAGGCTTTGCGGTGCCGGCTGGAGTCCTCGACCCTAGAAGGCTGTGTGGACATTAGCCTGCTGCCCGCCTTCGATGCCGTGG GGCAGCTCGGAGCTGGCGCCAAACCCAAGCCCCAGGTCTACTCCGCCCTCCTGGGCAGCGGCTGCCAGGGGGGCGAGCACGCGGCCTGCTTCGCCGAGCTGCGCCGGAGCTTCGTGAACACGCGCCCGGTCAAGCTGAAGAACCTCATCCTGCTCGTCAAACACTGGTACCGCCGG GTTGCGGCTCAGGACACAGGAAAGCAGCCAGCCAGCgcctctctgcccccagcctACGCCCTGGAGCTCCTGACCATCTTtgcctgggagcagggctgcgGGAAGGATCGCTTCTCTATGGCCGAGGGCCTCCGCACCGTCCTGGAGCTTGTCCGGCAGCATCAGCAGCTCTGTGTCTACTGGACGCTCAACTACGGCATCGAGGACCCGGCTGTGAGGACCCACCTTCTTGGCCAGCTTCGGAAACCCAG ACCTCTGATCCTGGACCCTGCTGACCCCACCTGGAATGTGGGCCAGGGCAACTGGGAGCTGTTGGCCCGCGAAGTGGCGGCCCTGGGGACACAAGCCTGCTTTACAAGTGGAGACGGGACAGCCGTGCAGCCCTGGGACGTGCTG CCGGCTCTGCTTCACCAAACCCCAGCCGCGGACCTCGACAAGTTCATCAGCGAATTTCTGCAGCCCAACCGCCAGTTCCTGGCTCAGGTGAACAAGGCTGTCAACGCCATCTGCTCCTTCCTGCGGGAAAACTGCTTCCGGAATTCGCCCATCAAAGTGCTCAAGGTGGTCAAG GGCGGCTCTTCAGCCAAAGGCACGGCGCTGCGAGGCCGCTCGGACGCCGACCTGGTGGTCTTCCTCAGCTGCTTCGGCCAGTTCAGCGAGCAGGGCAACCGGAGAGCCGAGGTCATCGCGGAGATCCGGGCCCAGCTGGAGGCGTGTCAGCAGGAGCGGCAGTTCGAGGTCAAGTTCGAGATCTCCAAGTGGGAGAACCCCCGCGTGCTGAGCTTCTCGCTGTCGTCCCCGACCATGCTGGACCAGAGCGTGGACTTCGACGTGCTGCCTGCCTTTGATGCCCTGG GCCAGCTGGTCCCcggctccaggcccagctctcaGGTCTACGTCGACCTCATCCGCAGCTACAGCCACGCGGGCGAGTTCTCCACCTGCTTCACGGAGCTGCAGCGGGACTTCATCGTGTCCCGGCCCACCAAGCTCAAGAGTCTGATCCGCCTGGTGAAGTACTGGTACCGGCAG tgCAACAAGATGCCCAAGGGAAGGGGCTCCCTGCCCCCCCAGCACGGGCTGGAGCTCCTGACGGTGTACGCGTGGGAGCAGGCCGGTCGGGATGCCCAGTTCagcatggctgagggcttccgcACGGTCCTGGAGCTGGTCAGCCAGTACCGCCAGCTCCGCGTCTACTGGACGCTCAACTACGACAGGGAGGACAAGACCATCAGAGACTTCTTGGAACTGCAGCTACAAAAACCCAG GCCCATCATCCTGGATCCGGCTGACCCGACTGGCAACCTGGGCCACAGTGCCCGCTGGGACCTGCTGGCCAAGGAGGCTGCCACCTACATGTCCTCCCTGTGCTGCATGGACAGGGACGGTGCCCCCATCCAGCCATGGCCAGTGAAG GCGGCCGTGTGA
- the OAS3 gene encoding 2'-5'-oligoadenylate synthase 3 isoform X1, with protein MDVYRTPAAALDRLVARSLQPDGDFAGPARRALGALLAALRERGGRGGAAGQPALRVRKSVQGGSCGRGTALRGGSDCELVVFLDCFKSFEDQKAGRAEVLRELQALLDAWGREPGPGLKLESPVQATGGLLRFRLAAIDLENWMDVSLVPAFDALGQLGAGAKPEPQVYSALLGGGCQGGEHAACFAELRRSFVNTRPAKLKNLILLVKHWYRQVCPKEAGEGTLPPAYALELLTIFAWEQGCGKDAFSLAQGLRTVLGLIQSYQQLCVFWTVNYGFEDPAVSQFLRGQLKRPRPVILDPADPTWDVGNGTTWHWEVLALEAESCYHHPCFLQGTGDPVQPWEGPGLPRAGGSDLGHPIQRDPGQGTPEDGERLDAMHPGPPRPAPGPSETAPGPSPSPSPAGLAMDLAQIPSKELDRFIQEHLKPSPRFQEQVKKAIDAILCCLREKCAHKVSRVSKGGSFGRGTDLRGGCDVELVIFLHCFTDFTAQGPSRAEVLAGMRTQLESWCREPGPGLTLKFPAQDGAKALRCRLESSTLEGCVDISLLPAFDAVGQLGAGAKPKPQVYSALLGSGCQGGEHAACFAELRRSFVNTRPVKLKNLILLVKHWYRRVAAQDTGKQPASASLPPAYALELLTIFAWEQGCGKDRFSMAEGLRTVLELVRQHQQLCVYWTLNYGIEDPAVRTHLLGQLRKPRPLILDPADPTWNVGQGNWELLAREVAALGTQACFTSGDGTAVQPWDVLPALLHQTPAADLDKFISEFLQPNRQFLAQVNKAVNAICSFLRENCFRNSPIKVLKVVKGGSSAKGTALRGRSDADLVVFLSCFGQFSEQGNRRAEVIAEIRAQLEACQQERQFEVKFEISKWENPRVLSFSLSSPTMLDQSVDFDVLPAFDALGQLVPGSRPSSQVYVDLIRSYSHAGEFSTCFTELQRDFIVSRPTKLKSLIRLVKYWYRQCNKMPKGRGSLPPQHGLELLTVYAWEQAGRDAQFSMAEGFRTVLELVSQYRQLRVYWTLNYDREDKTIRDFLELQLQKPRPIILDPADPTGNLGHSARWDLLAKEAATYMSSLCCMDRDGAPIQPWPVKAAV; from the exons ATGGACGTGTACCGCACGCCCGCCGCCGCGCTGGACCGCCTGGTGGCGCGCAGCCTGCAGCCGGACGGCGACTTCGCGGGGCCGGCGCGGCGCGCCCTGGGCGCCCTGCTCGCGGCCCTGCGGGAGCGCGGGGGACGCGGGGGCGCCGCGGGGCAGCCGGCGCTGCGGGTGCGGAAAAGCGTGCAG GGAGGCTCCTGTGGCCGGGGCACAGCCCTCAGGGGTGGCAGTGACTGTGAACTTGTCGTCTTTCTCGACTGCTTCAAGAGCTTTGAAGACCAGAAGGCTGGCCGGGCGGAGGTCCTCCGGGAGCTGCAGGCGCTGCTGGACGCCTGGGGGCGGGAGCCGGGGCCGGGTCTGAAGCTGGAGTCCCCCGTGCAGGCCACGGGTGGGCTCTTGCGGTTCCGACTGGCAGCCATTGACCTTGAGAACTGGATGGACGTCagcctggttcctgccttcgatGCGCTGG GGCAGCTCGGAGCTGGCGCCAAACCCGAGCCCCAGGTCTACTCCGCCCTCCTGGGCGGCGGCTGCCAGGGGGGCGAGCATGCGGCCTGCTTCGCGGAGCTGCGCCGGAGCTTCGTGAACACGCGCCCGGCCAAGCTGAAGAACCTCATCCTGCTCGTCAAACACTGGTACCGCCAG GTGTGCCcgaaggaggctggggaggggacgcTGCCCCCGGCCTACGCCCTGGAGCTGCTGACCATCTTTGCCTGGGAACAGGGCTGTGGGAAGGacgccttcagcctggcccagggcctccgCACCGTGCTGGGCCTCATCCAAAGCTATCAGCAgctgtgtgttttctggaccgtCAACTACGGCTTTGAGGACCCTGCTGTCAGCCAGTTCTTGCGGGGACAGCTTAAGAGACCCAG GCCTGTCATCCTGGACCCGGCTGACCCCACGTGGGATGTGGGTAACGGGACGACCTGGCACTGGGAGGTGCTGGCCCTGGAGGCCGAGTCCTGCTACCACCACCCGTGCTTTCTGCAGGGGACCGGGGACCCTGTGCAGCCCTGGGAAGGGCCG GGCCTTCCACGTGCCGGGGGCTCCGATTTGGGCCACCCCATCCAGCGCGACCCTGGCCAGGGGACCCCCGAGGACGGCGAGAGACTCGACGCCATGCACCCGGGGCCCCCCCGCCCAGCTCCGGGCCCCTCAGAGACAGCCCCGGGTCCCAGTCCGAGTCCGAGTCCAGCGGGGCTGGCCATGGACCTGGCTCAGATCCCCTCCAAGGAGCTGGACCGCTTCATCCAGGAGCACCTGAAGCCGAGCCCGCGATTCCAGGAGCAGGTGAAGAAGGCCATCGacgccatcttgtgctgcctccGGGAGAAGTGTGCCCACAAGGTCTCGAGAGTGAGCAag GGGGGCTCATTTGGCCGGGGAACAGACCTCAGGGGTGGCTGTGACGTGGAACTCGTCATCTTCCTCCACTGCTTCACTGACTTCACGGCGCAGGGCCCCAGCCGCGCAGAGGTGCTTGCGGGGATGCGgacccagctggagtcctggtGCCGGGAGCCGGGGCCCGGCCTGACCCTGAAGTTCCCCGCGCAGGATGGTGCCAAGGCTTTGCGGTGCCGGCTGGAGTCCTCGACCCTAGAAGGCTGTGTGGACATTAGCCTGCTGCCCGCCTTCGATGCCGTGG GGCAGCTCGGAGCTGGCGCCAAACCCAAGCCCCAGGTCTACTCCGCCCTCCTGGGCAGCGGCTGCCAGGGGGGCGAGCACGCGGCCTGCTTCGCCGAGCTGCGCCGGAGCTTCGTGAACACGCGCCCGGTCAAGCTGAAGAACCTCATCCTGCTCGTCAAACACTGGTACCGCCGG GTTGCGGCTCAGGACACAGGAAAGCAGCCAGCCAGCgcctctctgcccccagcctACGCCCTGGAGCTCCTGACCATCTTtgcctgggagcagggctgcgGGAAGGATCGCTTCTCTATGGCCGAGGGCCTCCGCACCGTCCTGGAGCTTGTCCGGCAGCATCAGCAGCTCTGTGTCTACTGGACGCTCAACTACGGCATCGAGGACCCGGCTGTGAGGACCCACCTTCTTGGCCAGCTTCGGAAACCCAG ACCTCTGATCCTGGACCCTGCTGACCCCACCTGGAATGTGGGCCAGGGCAACTGGGAGCTGTTGGCCCGCGAAGTGGCGGCCCTGGGGACACAAGCCTGCTTTACAAGTGGAGACGGGACAGCCGTGCAGCCCTGGGACGTGCTG CCGGCTCTGCTTCACCAAACCCCAGCCGCGGACCTCGACAAGTTCATCAGCGAATTTCTGCAGCCCAACCGCCAGTTCCTGGCTCAGGTGAACAAGGCTGTCAACGCCATCTGCTCCTTCCTGCGGGAAAACTGCTTCCGGAATTCGCCCATCAAAGTGCTCAAGGTGGTCAAG GGCGGCTCTTCAGCCAAAGGCACGGCGCTGCGAGGCCGCTCGGACGCCGACCTGGTGGTCTTCCTCAGCTGCTTCGGCCAGTTCAGCGAGCAGGGCAACCGGAGAGCCGAGGTCATCGCGGAGATCCGGGCCCAGCTGGAGGCGTGTCAGCAGGAGCGGCAGTTCGAGGTCAAGTTCGAGATCTCCAAGTGGGAGAACCCCCGCGTGCTGAGCTTCTCGCTGTCGTCCCCGACCATGCTGGACCAGAGCGTGGACTTCGACGTGCTGCCTGCCTTTGATGCCCTGG GCCAGCTGGTCCCcggctccaggcccagctctcaGGTCTACGTCGACCTCATCCGCAGCTACAGCCACGCGGGCGAGTTCTCCACCTGCTTCACGGAGCTGCAGCGGGACTTCATCGTGTCCCGGCCCACCAAGCTCAAGAGTCTGATCCGCCTGGTGAAGTACTGGTACCGGCAG tgCAACAAGATGCCCAAGGGAAGGGGCTCCCTGCCCCCCCAGCACGGGCTGGAGCTCCTGACGGTGTACGCGTGGGAGCAGGCCGGTCGGGATGCCCAGTTCagcatggctgagggcttccgcACGGTCCTGGAGCTGGTCAGCCAGTACCGCCAGCTCCGCGTCTACTGGACGCTCAACTACGACAGGGAGGACAAGACCATCAGAGACTTCTTGGAACTGCAGCTACAAAAACCCAG GCCCATCATCCTGGATCCGGCTGACCCGACTGGCAACCTGGGCCACAGTGCCCGCTGGGACCTGCTGGCCAAGGAGGCTGCCACCTACATGTCCTCCCTGTGCTGCATGGACAGGGACGGTGCCCCCATCCAGCCATGGCCAGTGAAG GCGGCCGTGTGA
- the OAS3 gene encoding 2'-5'-oligoadenylate synthase 3 isoform X3 — protein sequence MDVYRTPAAALDRLVARSLQPDGDFAGPARRALGALLAALRERGGRGGAAGQPALRVRKSVQGGSCGRGTALRGGSDCELVVFLDCFKSFEDQKAGRAEVLRELQALLDAWGREPGPGLKLESPVQATGGLLRFRLAAIDLENWMDVSLVPAFDALGQLGAGAKPEPQVYSALLGGGCQGGEHAACFAELRRSFVNTRPAKLKNLILLVKHWYRQVCPKEAGEGTLPPAYALELLTIFAWEQGCGKDAFSLAQGLRTVLGLIQSYQQLCVFWTVNYGFEDPAVSQFLRGQLKRPRPVILDPADPTWDVGNGTTWHWEVLALEAESCYHHPCFLQGTGDPVQPWEGPGLPRAGGSDLGHPIQRDPGQGTPEDGERLDAMHPGPPRPAPGPSETAPGPSPSPSPAGLAMDLAQIPSKELDRFIQEHLKPSPRFQEQVKKAIDAILCCLREKCAHKVSRVSKDGAKALRCRLESSTLEGCVDISLLPAFDAVGQLGAGAKPKPQVYSALLGSGCQGGEHAACFAELRRSFVNTRPVKLKNLILLVKHWYRRVAAQDTGKQPASASLPPAYALELLTIFAWEQGCGKDRFSMAEGLRTVLELVRQHQQLCVYWTLNYGIEDPAVRTHLLGQLRKPRPLILDPADPTWNVGQGNWELLAREVAALGTQACFTSGDGTAVQPWDVLPALLHQTPAADLDKFISEFLQPNRQFLAQVNKAVNAICSFLRENCFRNSPIKVLKVVKGGSSAKGTALRGRSDADLVVFLSCFGQFSEQGNRRAEVIAEIRAQLEACQQERQFEVKFEISKWENPRVLSFSLSSPTMLDQSVDFDVLPAFDALGQLVPGSRPSSQVYVDLIRSYSHAGEFSTCFTELQRDFIVSRPTKLKSLIRLVKYWYRQCNKMPKGRGSLPPQHGLELLTVYAWEQAGRDAQFSMAEGFRTVLELVSQYRQLRVYWTLNYDREDKTIRDFLELQLQKPRPIILDPADPTGNLGHSARWDLLAKEAATYMSSLCCMDRDGAPIQPWPVKAAV from the exons ATGGACGTGTACCGCACGCCCGCCGCCGCGCTGGACCGCCTGGTGGCGCGCAGCCTGCAGCCGGACGGCGACTTCGCGGGGCCGGCGCGGCGCGCCCTGGGCGCCCTGCTCGCGGCCCTGCGGGAGCGCGGGGGACGCGGGGGCGCCGCGGGGCAGCCGGCGCTGCGGGTGCGGAAAAGCGTGCAG GGAGGCTCCTGTGGCCGGGGCACAGCCCTCAGGGGTGGCAGTGACTGTGAACTTGTCGTCTTTCTCGACTGCTTCAAGAGCTTTGAAGACCAGAAGGCTGGCCGGGCGGAGGTCCTCCGGGAGCTGCAGGCGCTGCTGGACGCCTGGGGGCGGGAGCCGGGGCCGGGTCTGAAGCTGGAGTCCCCCGTGCAGGCCACGGGTGGGCTCTTGCGGTTCCGACTGGCAGCCATTGACCTTGAGAACTGGATGGACGTCagcctggttcctgccttcgatGCGCTGG GGCAGCTCGGAGCTGGCGCCAAACCCGAGCCCCAGGTCTACTCCGCCCTCCTGGGCGGCGGCTGCCAGGGGGGCGAGCATGCGGCCTGCTTCGCGGAGCTGCGCCGGAGCTTCGTGAACACGCGCCCGGCCAAGCTGAAGAACCTCATCCTGCTCGTCAAACACTGGTACCGCCAG GTGTGCCcgaaggaggctggggaggggacgcTGCCCCCGGCCTACGCCCTGGAGCTGCTGACCATCTTTGCCTGGGAACAGGGCTGTGGGAAGGacgccttcagcctggcccagggcctccgCACCGTGCTGGGCCTCATCCAAAGCTATCAGCAgctgtgtgttttctggaccgtCAACTACGGCTTTGAGGACCCTGCTGTCAGCCAGTTCTTGCGGGGACAGCTTAAGAGACCCAG GCCTGTCATCCTGGACCCGGCTGACCCCACGTGGGATGTGGGTAACGGGACGACCTGGCACTGGGAGGTGCTGGCCCTGGAGGCCGAGTCCTGCTACCACCACCCGTGCTTTCTGCAGGGGACCGGGGACCCTGTGCAGCCCTGGGAAGGGCCG GGCCTTCCACGTGCCGGGGGCTCCGATTTGGGCCACCCCATCCAGCGCGACCCTGGCCAGGGGACCCCCGAGGACGGCGAGAGACTCGACGCCATGCACCCGGGGCCCCCCCGCCCAGCTCCGGGCCCCTCAGAGACAGCCCCGGGTCCCAGTCCGAGTCCGAGTCCAGCGGGGCTGGCCATGGACCTGGCTCAGATCCCCTCCAAGGAGCTGGACCGCTTCATCCAGGAGCACCTGAAGCCGAGCCCGCGATTCCAGGAGCAGGTGAAGAAGGCCATCGacgccatcttgtgctgcctccGGGAGAAGTGTGCCCACAAGGTCTCGAGAGTGAGCAag GATGGTGCCAAGGCTTTGCGGTGCCGGCTGGAGTCCTCGACCCTAGAAGGCTGTGTGGACATTAGCCTGCTGCCCGCCTTCGATGCCGTGG GGCAGCTCGGAGCTGGCGCCAAACCCAAGCCCCAGGTCTACTCCGCCCTCCTGGGCAGCGGCTGCCAGGGGGGCGAGCACGCGGCCTGCTTCGCCGAGCTGCGCCGGAGCTTCGTGAACACGCGCCCGGTCAAGCTGAAGAACCTCATCCTGCTCGTCAAACACTGGTACCGCCGG GTTGCGGCTCAGGACACAGGAAAGCAGCCAGCCAGCgcctctctgcccccagcctACGCCCTGGAGCTCCTGACCATCTTtgcctgggagcagggctgcgGGAAGGATCGCTTCTCTATGGCCGAGGGCCTCCGCACCGTCCTGGAGCTTGTCCGGCAGCATCAGCAGCTCTGTGTCTACTGGACGCTCAACTACGGCATCGAGGACCCGGCTGTGAGGACCCACCTTCTTGGCCAGCTTCGGAAACCCAG ACCTCTGATCCTGGACCCTGCTGACCCCACCTGGAATGTGGGCCAGGGCAACTGGGAGCTGTTGGCCCGCGAAGTGGCGGCCCTGGGGACACAAGCCTGCTTTACAAGTGGAGACGGGACAGCCGTGCAGCCCTGGGACGTGCTG CCGGCTCTGCTTCACCAAACCCCAGCCGCGGACCTCGACAAGTTCATCAGCGAATTTCTGCAGCCCAACCGCCAGTTCCTGGCTCAGGTGAACAAGGCTGTCAACGCCATCTGCTCCTTCCTGCGGGAAAACTGCTTCCGGAATTCGCCCATCAAAGTGCTCAAGGTGGTCAAG GGCGGCTCTTCAGCCAAAGGCACGGCGCTGCGAGGCCGCTCGGACGCCGACCTGGTGGTCTTCCTCAGCTGCTTCGGCCAGTTCAGCGAGCAGGGCAACCGGAGAGCCGAGGTCATCGCGGAGATCCGGGCCCAGCTGGAGGCGTGTCAGCAGGAGCGGCAGTTCGAGGTCAAGTTCGAGATCTCCAAGTGGGAGAACCCCCGCGTGCTGAGCTTCTCGCTGTCGTCCCCGACCATGCTGGACCAGAGCGTGGACTTCGACGTGCTGCCTGCCTTTGATGCCCTGG GCCAGCTGGTCCCcggctccaggcccagctctcaGGTCTACGTCGACCTCATCCGCAGCTACAGCCACGCGGGCGAGTTCTCCACCTGCTTCACGGAGCTGCAGCGGGACTTCATCGTGTCCCGGCCCACCAAGCTCAAGAGTCTGATCCGCCTGGTGAAGTACTGGTACCGGCAG tgCAACAAGATGCCCAAGGGAAGGGGCTCCCTGCCCCCCCAGCACGGGCTGGAGCTCCTGACGGTGTACGCGTGGGAGCAGGCCGGTCGGGATGCCCAGTTCagcatggctgagggcttccgcACGGTCCTGGAGCTGGTCAGCCAGTACCGCCAGCTCCGCGTCTACTGGACGCTCAACTACGACAGGGAGGACAAGACCATCAGAGACTTCTTGGAACTGCAGCTACAAAAACCCAG GCCCATCATCCTGGATCCGGCTGACCCGACTGGCAACCTGGGCCACAGTGCCCGCTGGGACCTGCTGGCCAAGGAGGCTGCCACCTACATGTCCTCCCTGTGCTGCATGGACAGGGACGGTGCCCCCATCCAGCCATGGCCAGTGAAG GCGGCCGTGTGA